Below is a genomic region from Echinicola rosea.
TGATCTCTCCGGTCATGGCCAGTTTTGCTTTCACCTTTCGCTGGGTGTACAGTGAGGCCAATGCCGTCAGCATCGTGATTCCAGCTGATGGACCGTCTTTTGGCACCGCTCCGGCCGGCACATGGACGTGCAAGTCATACTGGTCAAAGACCCTATTATCAATATTCAACTGATCAGCCTTGGACCTTAGGTAGGACATCGCAGTCATCGCTGATTCTTTCATCACATCTCCCAATTGTCCCGACAGGGTCAGCTTGCCTTTTCCTTTGCTAAGCGAAGATTCCACAAAAAGAATCTCGCCCCCCACGGAAGTCCATGCCAAACCAGTCACTACTCCAGCAACGCTATTGTCTTGGTAGATTTCCTTGTCAAACAGCTCCCCGCCGAGGGTTTTTCTTACCATTTCGGCCGTGATCTTTTTCTGATAATCTTCTTCCATCGCAATGGATTTGGCCACATTCCGGATCACCGTACCTACCTGTCTTTCAAGGTTACGGACACCGGATTCCCTGGTATATCCTTCTATGATTTTTACAATGGCCGCTTTGTCAAAGTTGATATCTTTCGCCTTTAGCCCATGCTCTTTCCGCTGTTTTGGGATCAAGTGCTTTTTGGCGATTTCCACCTTTTCCTCCATGGTATAGCCGGTTACTTCGATCACTTCCATCCGGTCCCGCAGGGCAGGTTGAATACTTTCCAATGAATTGGCAGTAGCGATGAACAGTACCTTGGAAAGGTCATATTCCACCTCGAGGTAATTGTCCACAAAGGCATTATTCTGCTCAGGGTCCAGTACCTCCAAAAATGCCGAGGAAGGATCCCCCCTGAAGTCAGCACTTAATTTATCGATTTCATCCAACACATAGACAGGATTGGATGTTTGTACTTTTTTCATGTTTTGGATTACCTTACCGGGCATCGCACCTACATAGGTCTTCCGGTGACCACGGATCTCTGCCTCGTCGTGCATCCCACCAAGGGACATCCTGATGTACTTTCTGCCCAAGGCTTTTGCGACAGACTTGCCCAAGGAAGTCTTGCCCACACCGGGAGGGCCGTACAAACAAAGGATCGGTCCTTTAAGATCATTTTTCAGCTTGAGCACGGCCAAGTATTCGATGATCCTATCCTTTACTTTTTCCAGACCATGGTGGTCTTTGTCCAGGATTTCCTTGGCACGCTTCAGGTCGAAGTTGTCTTTGGTGAATTCATTCCATGGCAAATCCACCATCAGCTCAGCGTAATTCAGCGCGATAGGGTATTCTGCCGCGGATGGATTGACACGGAGGATCTTGTCAAGCTCTTTTTCAAAGTGCTTGCCCACTTCTTCCGGCCACTTTTTCTTTCGGCCCTTCAGACGAAGTTCCTCCACTTCCTTCTCGGGACCTTCTTCACCAAGCTCCGTCTGTAGGACTTTCATCTGCTGACGCAGGAAATAATCCCGCTGCTGCTGGTCAATGTCGGTATGAACCTTCTTGTGAATCTCACTCTTCAGCTCCAGCATCTGGATATCCTTCATCATAAACTCCAAAAGCAACGTCGCCCTGTCAAGGCCATCATTGATTTCTAGCAGCTTCTGCTTGGCTTCTACAGGAGCATTGATATTTGAGGAAAGAAAATGGGTCAGGAAGGCCGTGTTGTCAATATTGTCCAAGGCTACCTGAGCTTCCCGTGGAATCTCAGGATTGAGCTGTAGGATCTTGGCCGCAGCCTCTTTGAGGGATTCCTCCAATGCTGTGATCTGTTTATTGCCTTCGGGAAAGGTCTCGTCCAGATAATCTACCTTTGCCTGAAAATAAGGATCTTCCGTAATGGTCTCACGGATCTTGAAACGCTTCTTTCCTTGGATAATTATGGTTGTATTACCATCCGGCAAGACGATCATTTTGATGATCTTGGCAATGGTACCCACATGATAGATATCATCCCATCCTGGATCATCGTTGTTTGGATTGGTCTGTGCGCAGACGCCGATCATCTTGTCACCTTTATGGGCTTTTTTGACCAACTTAATCGATCGCTGCCTTCCCACGGTGATGGGGATCACTACCCCTGGGAACAACACCGTGTTCCTTACGGACAGGATCGGAATGTCTTCAGCATAGTCTTCAAGGCGCGACTGCTCGTCCTCCTCATCATCTGTGATCAATTGGATCAAATCTCCTTCTCCCGCAAAATCACCCACGATCAGAGATTGGTATAAGGAACTG
It encodes:
- the lon gene encoding endopeptidase La, which translates into the protein MKKNDSSLYQSLIVGDFAGEGDLIQLITDDEEDEQSRLEDYAEDIPILSVRNTVLFPGVVIPITVGRQRSIKLVKKAHKGDKMIGVCAQTNPNNDDPGWDDIYHVGTIAKIIKMIVLPDGNTTIIIQGKKRFKIRETITEDPYFQAKVDYLDETFPEGNKQITALEESLKEAAAKILQLNPEIPREAQVALDNIDNTAFLTHFLSSNINAPVEAKQKLLEINDGLDRATLLLEFMMKDIQMLELKSEIHKKVHTDIDQQQRDYFLRQQMKVLQTELGEEGPEKEVEELRLKGRKKKWPEEVGKHFEKELDKILRVNPSAAEYPIALNYAELMVDLPWNEFTKDNFDLKRAKEILDKDHHGLEKVKDRIIEYLAVLKLKNDLKGPILCLYGPPGVGKTSLGKSVAKALGRKYIRMSLGGMHDEAEIRGHRKTYVGAMPGKVIQNMKKVQTSNPVYVLDEIDKLSADFRGDPSSAFLEVLDPEQNNAFVDNYLEVEYDLSKVLFIATANSLESIQPALRDRMEVIEVTGYTMEEKVEIAKKHLIPKQRKEHGLKAKDINFDKAAIVKIIEGYTRESGVRNLERQVGTVIRNVAKSIAMEEDYQKKITAEMVRKTLGGELFDKEIYQDNSVAGVVTGLAWTSVGGEILFVESSLSKGKGKLTLSGQLGDVMKESAMTAMSYLRSKADQLNIDNRVFDQYDLHVHVPAGAVPKDGPSAGITMLTALASLYTQRKVKAKLAMTGEITLRGKVMPVGGIKEKILAAKRAGIKDIILCKRNQKDIEEIHERYVKGVNFHFVDNVNEVLDLALLNQKVDNPVKFTFEENHKSVHT